One window from the genome of Oryza glaberrima chromosome 3, OglaRS2, whole genome shotgun sequence encodes:
- the LOC127768658 gene encoding protein PNS1-like, whose translation MVRQGVVVGGGGEITQAGSGSGSIAGSATAPAASPHQVAVEIDEQIYSPAFGNIVVPDSRGCCSGFTSSVTRVVFILHLLAFIALTIFLGVQASSRQNPTYKPFANFVPLASSVIVSIIAGCFWVILAVINPPKAIKTSLWAAPVLALACDVVILLVGNGAALGIGVLIVVVAIAVALYSCWASGPRLQHATAVLSTSLNAAHLPPTASCLVVFVILAAFGYMSFWTVAISCIAAAEGYFMNFKMAYVVALLVSMAWTMQVLRYFVYVAVAKLAHTRLVYGVRMPGGTVEAFCGTMMGPSFGDICMGAVAVPVIAAVRSFARAINAVTKGNDEFCQGCCLAISDKLMGRVNRWGFVHVGVRGKAFCVASRDVWSLFLLRGISKLVDSDLTGSFCFLSAVTGGALASLVAGSWALAMDKEHKELALPVAIYSFLIGYYMCRMIIAWPQACVATYHVAYAENPQNPHLGTLIPDHLRELQALATD comes from the exons ATGGTGAGGcagggcgtcgtcgtcggcggcggcggcgagattaCGCaggccggcagcggcagcggcagcattGCCGGGTCGGcgaccgcgccggcggcgagcccccACCAG GTGGCAGTTGAAATAGATGAGCAAATTTACTCCCCAGCATTTGGCAATATTGTTGTCCCTGATAGTCGTGGTTGCTGCAGTGGTTTCACATCCAGTGTCACAAGAGTGGTGTTTATCTTACACCTCCTTGCTTTCATTGCCCTCACAATCTTCCTTGGTGTCCAGGCCTCTTCCCGACAGAATCCTACCTACAAGCCTTTCGCCAACTTTGTTCCTCTTGCCTCCTCTGTCATAGTATCCATAATTGCAGGTTGCTTTTGGGTCATCCTTGCAGTCATTAACCCTCCAAAAGCCATCAAGACCTCACTCTGGGCAGCCCCTGTTCTTGCACTGGCCTGCGATGTAGTCATACTCCTTGTTGGCAATGGGGCTGCACTTGGTATTGGAGTGCTCATAGTTGTAGTTGCCATTGCCGTGGCACTATACAGTTGTTGGGCCAGTGGTCCACGTCTTCAGCATGCCACTGCAGTGCTTTCCACCTCTCTTAATGCAGCACATTTGCCTCCTACTGCTTCCTGCCTAGTTGTCTTTGTCATTCTTGCTGCATTTGGCTATATGTCTTTCTGGACAGTCGCTATCAGCTGCATTGCTGCTGCAGAAGGGTACTTCATGAACTTCAAGATGGCTTATGTGGTTGCACTTTTGGTGAGCATGGCATGGACCATGCAGGTACTTCGCTACTTTGTCTATGTGGCTGTGGCAAAACTGGCACATACACGGCTTGTCTATGGAGTCCGTATGCCAGGTGGCACCGTTGAAGCATTCTGTGGCACAATGATGGGGCCATCCTTCGGCGATATATGCATGGGAGCTGTGGCTGTCCCTGTTATTGCAGCAGTGAGGAGCTTTGCTCGAGCAATCAATGCTGTGACTAAGGGCAATGATGAGTTCTGCCAGGGCTGCTGCTTGGCTATATCAGATAAACTGATGGGACGGGTCAACCGGTGGGGTTTTGTACACGTAGGAGTGCGTGGCAAGGCATTCTGTGTGGCTTCGCGGGATGTgtggtctcttttccttctccgTGGGATATCAAAGCTGGTTGATTCAGACCTCACTGGTTCATTCTGCTTCCTTTCTGCTGTCACAGGAGGTGCATTGGCCTCACTAGTTGCTGGCTCATGGGCACTAGCCATGGATAAAGAACATAAGGAGCTTGCTCTGCCAGTAGCCATTTATTCATTCCTCATCGGTTATTACATG